One window of the Macaca thibetana thibetana isolate TM-01 chromosome 13, ASM2454274v1, whole genome shotgun sequence genome contains the following:
- the TDRD15 gene encoding tudor domain-containing protein 15, translated as MDSTSLLPTFLDVDLTISHIKCLPKDILVKFQGINNNECEFDYHILQREIQHTPKVKNNVEIDEFCLVEERVSGEWQRGRVVEKKNELYTVLLIDRGEELRVAGPQIASACGNLFELPPRVVFGIFANILPVGEKWSPKALNYFKSLVGIQVKGYVQAILPLQMFLFEVPKIISQALELQLGRLVDGDSFRLIVEMLEEFPQQMPDLSQHKRPELSLGDKDTSLDIQHVLDKLQPSLSVGSTESVKVSSALSPSKFYCQLIKWTPELENLTAHMTLHYDTICQETSPTCDNFGLLCVARRRNGQWHRGILQQLLPPNQVKIWFMDYGSSEAIPSIYVKKLKQDFILVPLFSFPCSLTCLHSEDRDARTFQLSIFKQALLGQVVYAHIDWFNKDEHLYYVTLQTQESTVNSKCLLKTVGTQVLCPMSDSKISNILSETNVSDVNSFAVESFMGNIEWSIDSLNKKGILKVGFPIETVEMEIEAAYIAFIAYVLNPSNFWVRTNDHQNEFQEIMKNINKFYDLCENDEMILRKPEPGLFCCARYSKDRRFYRAVITEINGYKINVYFLDYGNTDSIPFFDVKILLPEFCELPALAMCCSLAHIFPVEDLWTKAAIDYFKKLVLNKAILLQVIAKKDDKYTVNIQSVEASENIDVISLMLQAGYAEYCQVELKYFPKSVSEYSMLNSKSKNKVNIKKVISALLEGPKSKKYLSNNLVENNLSLPKSPAVNVSDLKNPFTLSVGPESSWSYKEYSFKPGTVLEVKCSYYYGPGDFSCQLQCKLEDLKLLMEQIQNYYSIHSDPYEIGQTACVAKYSGKWYRAAVLTQVSKEVDIVFVDYGYQKRVLIKDLCAINPRFLLLESQAFRCCLNHFIDPVSCKLFSWTRKAFRDLRNFISSSRGLLTCIIYALVIIHPNHLYNLVDLQSSFASAKEFLMNRGSAQYITLSETFPSLVSLYSYCYSSFNIKIGSEEEVYISHIYSPKKFYCQLGRNNKDLEMIETKITESSNLKNCPKYDSNKMRVCISKYVEDGLSYRALAVPTDSSSEFQVYFVDFGNKQLVGENMLRAISAQFPELLFTPMQAIKCFLSDLRDVDIPAEISSWFKDNFLGKPLKAIILSQESDGQLGIELYDGSQYINEKIKVLLHAYGKRHCDQACCMEKSNKINENKRLTTSLKGRTGNNYRHNVINKTSPVTYSERKMDQLMHPKSIYARFLKPSVCYKMEPVSKNKMKNSLNDGLKGIKIAPGAAHILENRGVRQKPLKVVSQSFIRALNQTSSQNPYDLIRPRIKDLPQPQIYLNAKVKGYVSNISNPASFHIQLAENESIIIRLADALNTTARRLKEKKSVTLLVGDLVVAEYSGDNAIYRAVIKKILPGNSFEVEFIDYGNSAIVNTCKIYELQREFLTVPQLGIHSFLSGVKWNEPDEIWDEKTVDYFTSKVHNKTVYCEFLKKHDQKWEVNLICDERCVINELLKWKACSKLQKSALQMPQVLTQKVSPGDNNEMKKGKSNESEGSMNSNQQLFKIPFEEFKPGQLEKAEMLNVSKSGRFYVKLSKNKKILSDLIVLITKEEKNSPLLSMESIEKGLECLAKSKNTLKWHRSKVEEKYVDDKVLVFLVDCGIYEIVPVCNTKLLSNEIRNIPRQAIPCKWIWFENSKNMSFECLFAHLEINILFLKYLDAVWEVEILVDDLLLLEYLNLNTVHVEENKLRPAEIVYNFESKTPVSSCTIKSFTWVQFQNDRQYSGIATAVSDPSDFSIQLEDFFDIMKYLFMLLSDLPETLQTLPQEFIIPGSSCLFKYKSEDQWNRVEISEVLPHSLCLVLIDYGFSFYIHYSEIINLKVVPEELLNLPRLSYPCILYGILPAKGKHWSEEAKSFFRDFLSKPDLVFQFREYNSETKLKVDVIHEKKNLADILVASGLATYSKDSAHLDAITATDSTKNPI; from the coding sequence ATGGACTCTACATCTCTCTTACCAACATTTTTAGATGTGGATCTGACAATATCACATATTAAATGTCTTCCCAAGGATATTCTGGTGAAATTTCAAGgcataaataataatgaatgtgAGTTTGACTACCACATATTGCAGAGAGAAATACAACATACtccaaaagtgaaaaataatgtgGAAATTGATGAATTTTGTTtggtggaagaaagagtatctggaGAATGGCAGAGGGGAAGAGTcgtggaaaagaaaaatgaactctaTACAGTGCTCCTCATAGATCGTGGAGAAGAACTAAGAGTTGCTGGTCCACAGATTGCTTCAGCCTGTGGCAATTTATTTGAGCTACCGCCACGGGTAGTATTTGGTATTTTTGCGAATATACTACCAGTTGGGGAAAAATGGTCCCCTAAAGCTTTGAATTATTTCAAGTCATTAGTAGGAATACAAGTGAAAGGTTATGTGCAAGCTATTTTACCTCTgcaaatgtttctttttgaaGTGCCAAAAATTATATCTCAGGCTCTCGAGTTACAATTAGGAAGACTTGTTGATGGAGATTCATTTCGTCTTATTGTGGAAATGTTAGAAGAATTCCCTCAACAAATGCCAGATTTATCGCAACATAAAAGACCTGAATTGTCATTAGGTGATAAAGACACTTCACTTGATATTCAACATGTTCTGGATAAGTTGCAGCCATCTTTGTCAGTAGGAAGTACTGAAAGTGTAAAGGTATCATCTGCATTGAGCCCAAGTAAATTTTATTGTCAGTTAATTAAATGGACTCCAGAACTAGAAAACTTGACAGCACATATGACTTTACATTATGATACCATCTGTCAAGAAACTAGTCCCACATGTGATAATTTTGGACTACTTTGTGTTGCCAGAAGGCGAAATGGACAGTGGCATAGAGGAATTCTTCAGCAGCTCTTGCCCCCAAATCAAGTAAAAATTTGGTTTATGGATTATGGCAGTAGCGAGGCTATACCCTCAATTTATGTAAAGAAACTtaaacaagattttattttagtaccattattttcatttccatgttcTCTGACATGTTTGCACAGTGAAGATAGAGATGCAAGAACATTTCAACTGAGTATATTTAAACAGGCCTTATTAGGACAAGTGGTATATGCACACATTGATTGGTTCAATAAGGATGAGCATTTGTATTACGTGACATTACAAACTCAAGAGTCTACAGTTAATTCTAAGTGTCTACTGAAGACTGTAGGCACACAAGTACTTTGTCCGATGTCTGATTCAAAAATATCCAATATCTTGAGTGAGACAAATGTGTCTGATGTAAACAGCTTTGCAGTTGAGAGTTTTATGGGAAATATTGAATGGTCAATAGACTCTCTAAataaaaaaggcattttaaaagtaGGTTTTCCCATTGAAACAGTAGAAATGGAGATAGAGGCTGCCTACATAGCTTTTATAGCATATGTATTAAACCCATCAAATTTCTGGGTACGCACTAATGACCATCAGAATGAAtttcaagaaataatgaaaaatataaacaaattttatgATTTGTGTGAAAACGATGAAATGATTCTAAGAAAACCTGAACCTGGATTATTTTGTTGTGCTAGATATAGCAAGGACAGACGTTTTTACAGAGCTGTCATCACTGAAATTAATGGTTATAagattaatgtttattttttggattATGGTAATACTGATTCCATACCATTTTTTGATGTAAAAATTTTGCTTCCAGAATTTTGTGAGTTACCTGCCTTAGCAATGTGCTGTTCACTTGCACATATATTTCCTGTTGAAGATTTATGGACTAAGGCTgcaattgattattttaaaaaattagttttgaaCAAAGCAATTTTGCTTCAGGTTATAGCAAAAAAAGATGACAAATACACCGTAAATATTCAAAGTGTTGAAGCCTCAGAAAATATTGATGTTATCTCTCTTATGTTACAAGCTGGATATGCAGAATATTGTCAAGTAGaactaaaatattttccaaaatctgTAAGTGAATATTCAATGTTAAAttcaaaatctaaaaacaaagttaatattaaaaaagtCATATCTGCCCTTCTTGAAGGACCTAAATCTAAAAAGTACCTTTCAAATAACCTAGTAGAAAATAACTTGTCTTTGCCAAAGTCCCCAGCTGTTAATgtctcagatttaaaaaatcctttcacCTTGTCTGTGGGACCTGAGTCATCCTGGTCTTATAAAGAATATAGTTTTAAACCAGGAACAGTTCTTGAAGTTAAATGTTCCTATTATTATGGCCCAGGTGACTTTTCATGCCAGCTCCAATGTAAATTAGAAGACCTAAAATTACTAATGGAGCAAATTCAGAATTACTATAGTATTCATTCTGATCCTTACGAGATTGGGCAGACGGCTTGTGTTGCTAAGTATTCTGGGAAGTGGTATAGAGCTGCTGTTTTGACTCAAGTATCAAAAGAAGTTGACATAGTATTTGTTGACTATGGTTACCAAAAAAGGGTTTTAATTAAAGATCTTTGTGCAATTAACCCACGTTTTCTCTTGCTAGAAAGCCAAGCCTTCAGATGTTGTCTTAACCATTTTATTGATCCTGTTAGTTGTAAATTATTCAGTTGGACAAGAAAAGCATTCAGAGACTTGCGGAATTTTATCTCTTCATCTAGAGGGTTATTGACTTGTATCATCTATGCCTTAGTTATTATACATCCCAACCATTTATATAACTTAGTGGATTTACAGTCCTCATTTGCTAGTGCAAAAGAATTTCTTATGAATCGTGGCTCTGCTCAGTATATCACATTATCAGAGACATTCCCATCTTTAGTTAGTCTTTACAGTTACTGTTATtcttcttttaatataaaaattggaAGTGAAGAAGAagtatatatatctcacatatataGTCCCAAAAAGTTTTATTGCCAGCTTggcagaaataataaagatctagagatgatagaaacaaaaatcacagAGAGCAGTAACCTCAAAAATTGTCCAAAATATGATTCTAATAAAATGAGAGTGTGCATATCTAAGTATGTAGAGGATGGTCTCTCATATAGAGCTTTAGCAGTACCAACAGATTCATCATCTGAATTTCAAGTCTATTTTGTAGACTTTGGAAATAAGCAATTAGTAGGAGAAAATATGTTGAGGGCCATTTCAGCTCAGTTTCCAGAGTTGTTGTTTACACCTATGCAAGCTATTAAGTGTTTTTTGTCAGATCTTAGAGATGTAGATATTCCAGCAGAAATCAGTAGTTGGTTTAAAGACAATTTCTTGGGAAAACCATTAAAGGCGATAATATTGTCACAGGAGTCAGATGGACAGCTTGGTATAGAATTGTATGATGGATCTcaatatataaatgagaaaattaaagtgTTGCTTCATGCTTATGGAAAAAGACATTGTGACCAAGCATGCTGCATggaaaagagtaataaaataaatgagaataagaGACTTACTACTTCTTTGAAAGGCAGAACAGGAAACAACTATCGCCATAATGTGATTAATAAAACTAGTCCAGTAACATATTCCGAAAGAAAAATGGATCAATTGATGCATCCCAAAAGTATATATGCCAGGTTTTTGAAGCCATCAGTGTGTTATAAAATGGAACCggtgtcaaaaaacaaaatgaagaattcTTTGAATGATGGGCTTAAGGGTATAAAAATTGCCCCTGGAGCTGCACATATTCTTGAGAACAGGGGTGTGCGTCAAAAACCACTAAAGGTTGTATCACAGTCTTTTATCAGAGCATTAAATCAAACATCCTCACAAAACCCATATGACCTTATTAGGCCACGGATTAAAGACCTTCCTCAACCCCAAATTTATTTGAATGCCAAAGTTAAAGGGTATGTATCTAATATCAGTAATCCAGCAAGTTTCCATATTCAGCTTGCTGAGAATGAAAGTATAATTATCAGACTTGCTGATGCTCTAAATACAACAGCAAGgagattgaaagagaaaaaatcagtTACACTTCTAGTGGGAGATCTTGTAGTTGCGGAATATTCTGGTGACAATGCCATTTACAGGgcagtaattaagaaaattttgcCAGGAAATTCTTTTGAAGTAGAATTTATTGACTATGGTAACTCTGCAATAGTAAACACATGTAAAATTTATGAACTTCAGAGGGAATTTCTAACTGTTCCTCAGCTAGGAATCCATTCTTTTCTTAGTGGAGTAAAATGGAATGAGCCTGATGAAATATGGGATGAAAAAACTGTGGATTATTTTACTTCGAAAGTACATAACAAAACAGTTTATTGTGAATTTTTGAAAAAGCATGATCAGAAATGGGAAGTAAATTTGATTTGTGATGAAAGATGTGTCATTAATGAACTACTGAAATGGAAAGCGTGTTCAAAACTACAGAAGTCAGCATTGCAAATGCCTCAGGTTCTCACTCAAAAGGTGAGCCCAGGTgataataatgaaatgaagaaaggaaaatcaaatgAGTCTGAAGGTTCTATGAATTCGAACCAACAGCTGTTTAAAATTCCTTTCGAAGAATTCAAACCTGGACAACTTGAAAAAGCTGAAATGCTTAATGTTTCAAAAAGTGGAAGATTTTATGTGAAgttatccaaaaataaaaagattttatcaGATTTAATAGTATTAattactaaagaagaaaaaaattccccCCTTTTATCAATGGAAAGTATTGAAAAAGGTTTAGAATGCTTGGCAAAATCTAAAAATACCTTGAAATGGCATCGAtcaaaagtggaagaaaaatatGTTGATGATAAAGTACTTGTTTTTTTAGTAGATTGTGGTATCTATGAAATAGTGCCTGTATGTAATACCAAGCTGCTTAGTAACGAAATAAGAAATATTCCTAGACAAGCTATACCTTGTAAGTGGATTTGGTTTGAAAATTCTAAGAACATGTCCTTTGAGTGCTTATTTGctcatttggaaataaatattcttttcctgaaatatttaGATGCTGTTTGGGAAGTAGAAATTTTGGTAGATGACCTGTTACTTTTggaatatttaaatttgaatacAGTTCATGTTGAAGAAAACAAACTTAGACCTGCAGAAATTGTTTACAACTTTGAATCTAAGACTCCTGTATCATCATGCACAATAAAATCGTTTACTTGGGTTCAATTCCAAAATGATAGGCAGTATTCTGGTATTGCAACCGCTGTTTCTGATCCATCAGACTTCAGTATTCAGTTAGAAGATTTCTTTGAcataatgaaatatctttttatgttGCTTTCTGATCTCCCGGAGACCTTACAAACATTGCCTCAGGAGTTCATAATTCCCGGTTCTAGTTGTTTGTTCAAATATAAATCGGAAGATCAGTGGAATAGAGTAGAAATTTCTGAAGTCTTACCTCATTCTTTATGTCTTGTGTTGATTGactatggattttctttttatatacattattcaGAAATTATAAATCTTAAAGTTGTTCCTGAGGAACTTTTGAATTTGCCAAGGCTGAGTTATCCATGTATTTTATATGGTATCTTACCTGCTAAAGGAAAACATTGGAGTGAAGAAGCCAAAAGCTTTTTTCGAGATTTCTTAAGTAAACCAGACCTAGTTTTTCAGTTTAGGGAATATAATTCTGAAACAAAACTGAAAGTAGATGTCATTCATGAGAAAAAGAATTTGGCAGATATATTAGTTGCATCTGGTCTCGCAACTTATTCTAAAGATTCAGCTCATCTTGATGCAATTACTGCtactgactctactaaaaatccaataTAA